In Cucurbita pepo subsp. pepo cultivar mu-cu-16 chromosome LG10, ASM280686v2, whole genome shotgun sequence, the DNA window TGTAGAGTCACtattttaccttttctttcacacttttaattaatgtgctatttctaattaatttatccttcatttttaatcaatatattaaaagtagTTAGTAGTTAAATTCAAGCTCTCACCACCTGTGGCTGATTGTAGAAAATGAGTTTCATAGTCGAAAAAACTCATCGGCTATTTTACTCGGGTATGTGTCTTGGTTCATCATTCTTTTAGCtcaaattttagaaacatAGCAATTGTAACAAAGTGGGATTGGGCAATTACATGGGCTGTAACAAActgattgaattaaaataattgaataagtTGGAATccttaaagaaaaagaaaagataaaagagtCGACCCATTATCATTTACATTCAAATCATTAAAAGTTTTCATGAAATCATTTCGTTTACATATTAAGAAACGTTAAAATAATGTATTGGATACAATTATGAATAAATGTTGATTTGAAATGAAGGTatagaaatttgatttaatgggGTGTCTGTGGAGACCAAAATTCAGAGAAAAGTTGACGTTGAGACAAAGGCAAGGCTGAAAGAAACAAAGCCATCTAATGGGGGCCCCACATTGGGCACTACCACCAATACTTTTATCAATTCCCTCACCCAACCATTTTGACTTTTGCCTCCCTTTCTCCTTCCCTCTTCTaattcaaattcctttttttttttttttgtaaaaataaaatgtaatttgACGGGACAACTAATGTGTATAAATGAAGACATTATACTCCActtctttcaaattcaattcatggtttaattttaatttgcatCGATTTGTTTTAGTAGTTAGTCAACAAAACTGTTAATAATATTCAAGTTGATGAACAttatgggtatttttgtaAGATGGTTAGAGCAGGAAGTTGgcatgaaaattaagaaattaaaaatgctTAAGAAATGGAATGGACAAAgagaataacaaaaaaaaaaaaaaaaNNNNNNNNNNNNNNNNNNNNNNNNNNNNNNNNNNNNNNNNNNNNNNNNNNNNNNNNNNNNNNNNNNNNNNNNNNNNNNNNNNNNNNNNNNNNNNNNNNNNNNNNNNNNNNNNNNNNNNNNNNNNNNNNNNNNNNNNNNNNNNNNNNNNNNNNNNNNNNNNNNNNaaaaaaaaaaaaaaaaaaaaaaaaaaaaaaaaaaaaaaaaaaaaaaaaaaaaaaaaaaaaatccaaatccagaaaaaggaaaaggaaaaaaaggcaTCCCACTCCAACTAATACCAAATCCACAATCTttaccttcctttttttttttcttttttttttcttttttttaatttttaataataataataatagacaAATTCACATTGTCCAAGAAAAGAGAGATAAGAGAAggcattaatatatatttatatatatatgataaataacGTGGAGAAAAACTGACCCTCAGATCTCATTAGAGATTAAGATGAAGGCGACGATCACGATGGTCTAAGAAGACTCGAGGATGAGAGTGGAGGGTTGGGGCAGAGAGAGAGTGTGATTGTGTTCTCCTTCGTAGGTCACCACTAGCATCGCCGGATCGTCTCCGGCACGTTCTACGTGTTTCCGGGCTGGGCAACCTCTGACGCTGCTACACTTGTAATAACCcctgttttatttaataatttagaatacaaGTTTGAAAAAGTCAACAATgtggaaaaaaagaataacagataaaaagataaaaaagaaaaattgttaCCTGGGATGTGGAGAGCCTTTAATGGGCTTTTGACCATATTTCCTCCATGAATAGTCGTCCGGTGGGATATCCGCCATTTTCAAGCTTATCGCCGGAACCCTCACCACCCTCTTCACTCTCACTTTTCTGCCATCCaaaatttttttatccttaacaactttttaatttttaatttttaatttctaattttttcctcttaaaattaaatgaaattccTAATCATTAAAGTAATGAAATGtgaaagagagggagagagagaccTCTTCTTGGAACAGTGGCATCGGCCGGAGGAAGAAGCAGCGCCGCACTTGCCGGATCCCAGGTTGTCGGAGCTACACTTTCTCTTAAGCGAAGAAGTAGAGAGGGGGGGTTTCCCGGCGGAGGAGACTTGGGAGAGGTTGATAATCTGAAAAGGCGAGGAGGAGGAAGGCTGCTTGGTATCACAGTCGCCGGTCAAGGAGGAGATGAAGGAGTTATGGGCAGAGGAATAAGAGAAATTAAGAGTAGTAGTGAGAGAGTCGTTGTTGTCGAGGTCGCCGGCGGGGAGATGGCGATGGGGTGGGATCTGCTGGATGGGAGTGGCGTAGAGGACTTGGGGTTGAggaagagggagaggagctCTTCTGAAGCGAGCGTGGCCAAGACGGCTCCGGCCGAGGAGAGAAATAACCTTTTTGAACTTGGAGACAGCAGCATCGGCGGCGGCGCGGCAGTCGGTGGGGAAATCGGTGGGAGAATTGGAAGTGGAATTGGGGGATTGAGTAGAGGTGGGTAAGGAGTGATGTTGGGCATTGGAGAGCAATCGGATGAGTTTCTCGACGCTCTCGAGGCCTGAGGCAGCCTCTTGGACGGCGTTGGGTTCCATATTGTGGGTGGTGGAGGGAGGAGGGTAGGGGTGGGAGATGAGGTCCACAGCCATATCTACATACCCATCAACCAAACAGGATTGGAGTgcaagaagaaggaaaaaggaaaaa includes these proteins:
- the LOC111804449 gene encoding probable WRKY transcription factor 15, translated to MAVDLISHPYPPPSTTHNMEPNAVQEAASGLESVEKLIRLLSNAQHHSLPTSTQSPNSTSNSPTDFPTDCRAAADAAVSKFKKVISLLGRSRLGHARFRRAPLPLPQPQVLYATPIQQIPPHRHLPAGDLDNNDSLTTTLNFSYSSAHNSFISSLTGDCDTKQPSSSSPFQIINLSQVSSAGKPPLSTSSLKRKCSSDNLGSGKCGAASSSGRCHCSKKRKVRVKRVVRVPAISLKMADIPPDDYSWRKYGQKPIKGSPHPRGYYKCSSVRGCPARKHVERAGDDPAMLVVTYEGEHNHTLSLPQPSTLILESS